The bacterium genome contains a region encoding:
- the galE gene encoding UDP-glucose 4-epimerase GalE: protein MVLKTESTILVTGGAGYIGSHAVRQLKKAGHNTVVLDNLVFGHREFVDAHELYVGDLSDSHLLKTIFSENKIDAVVHFAAYALVGESVTNPSKYYHNNVASTLNLLDAMIEHDVKKIIFSSTCATYGAPVEIPISENHPQLPINPYGQTKLIVENILHDYDTAYELRSICLRYFNAAGADPDGGIGEDHDPETHLIPLVLDAALGIRPTVTVFGHDYPTEDGTCIRDYIHVTDLADAHILALTYLSETNKSDVFNLGNGNGFSVDRVIETARAITGRAIPVTRGARRAGDPAVLIGSSEKARRALGWKPAFNSLDQIISTAWNWHQSRFK, encoded by the coding sequence ATAGTATTGAAAACTGAGTCAACCATACTTGTAACCGGGGGCGCAGGATACATCGGCTCGCATGCTGTGCGGCAATTGAAAAAAGCCGGACACAACACGGTGGTGCTTGATAATCTGGTGTTCGGCCACCGGGAATTTGTTGATGCCCATGAACTCTATGTTGGCGATCTTTCGGACTCGCATCTTCTAAAAACAATATTTTCTGAAAACAAGATTGATGCGGTTGTGCATTTTGCAGCATACGCTTTAGTTGGCGAGTCCGTCACAAACCCGTCGAAATATTACCATAACAATGTGGCGAGTACATTGAACCTGCTTGATGCAATGATTGAACACGACGTCAAAAAGATTATTTTTTCTTCTACCTGTGCCACGTATGGCGCGCCGGTAGAGATCCCTATAAGTGAAAACCATCCCCAGCTCCCGATAAATCCCTACGGCCAAACGAAACTGATTGTTGAAAACATATTGCATGACTACGATACCGCGTATGAACTCAGATCAATATGTCTCCGGTATTTTAACGCAGCAGGCGCCGATCCGGATGGCGGCATTGGCGAGGACCACGATCCCGAAACGCATTTGATCCCCCTTGTTTTAGATGCGGCGCTGGGAATTCGCCCGACCGTCACGGTTTTCGGCCATGATTATCCGACCGAAGACGGAACATGTATTCGCGACTATATCCATGTAACCGATCTGGCCGATGCCCACATTCTTGCTCTCACGTATTTATCTGAAACTAATAAGAGCGACGTTTTTAATCTTGGAAATGGAAACGGATTTTCCGTTGACCGGGTTATCGAAACCGCAAGAGCAATTACCGGGCGGGCAATCCCCGTGACTCGCGGAGCACGTCGGGCCGGCGATCCGGCTGTGCTTATCGGCAGTTCAGAGAAAGCGCGACGAGCGCTTGGCTGGAAGCCGGCATTCAACAGCCTCGATCAGATTATTTCCACCGCATGGAATTGGCATCAATCACGATTTAAATAA
- a CDS encoding YicC family protein: MIFSMTGFGKAEKIIDGTTIAIEVRTLNSRYLDLVFKAPRAFLYKENEIKEFIKRKIERGKITLTLTIESSNLLLTNFTLDQNLVKQYTAMLREASSKAGLSGEVTLDHVLKFSDVFMSNANGETDDALWKAVLACVDQALDELNVMRRAEGMEMAKDLLSRLKEIESNLDKIEALSKTAVPEELEKLRERIKKLLEKTDFDPQRLEMELAVIADKVDITEELVRFRSHNKMFADLINGQQQQIGRKLNFITQEMGRETNTMGSKSSQSDVIHTVVAIKEELEKLREQIQNVE, encoded by the coding sequence ATGATTTTCAGTATGACAGGATTCGGCAAAGCCGAAAAAATCATTGACGGAACGACGATCGCCATTGAAGTTCGGACGCTCAACAGCCGTTATCTGGATTTGGTTTTCAAAGCGCCGCGCGCGTTTCTATATAAAGAAAACGAAATCAAAGAATTTATTAAACGGAAGATCGAACGCGGCAAGATCACGCTCACGCTGACCATCGAATCGTCCAATTTACTTTTGACCAATTTCACTCTCGATCAGAATCTCGTAAAACAATACACAGCCATGCTTCGTGAAGCCTCGTCCAAAGCGGGTTTATCCGGCGAGGTTACTTTGGATCATGTTTTGAAATTCAGCGATGTTTTTATGAGCAATGCGAATGGAGAAACCGATGACGCATTATGGAAAGCGGTTCTAGCCTGTGTCGATCAGGCGCTGGACGAACTTAATGTCATGCGGCGCGCCGAAGGAATGGAAATGGCCAAGGATCTTTTATCGCGCCTGAAAGAAATCGAATCTAATTTGGACAAGATCGAAGCCCTTTCAAAAACAGCAGTGCCTGAGGAATTGGAAAAACTTCGTGAACGGATCAAGAAGTTGCTTGAAAAAACGGATTTTGACCCGCAGCGTTTGGAAATGGAACTGGCGGTGATCGCCGACAAAGTCGATATTACAGAGGAACTCGTTCGTTTTCGCAGTCATAATAAAATGTTTGCCGACCTGATCAACGGGCAACAACAGCAGATCGGACGCAAGTTGAATTTCATCACGCAGGAGATGGGACGTGAGACCAATACGATGGGCTCCAAGTCCTCGCAATCGGATGTCATTCACACAGTTGTAGCCATTAAGGAGGAACTAGAAAAACTGCGCGAACAGATACAGAATGTCGAATAA